A DNA window from Coffea arabica cultivar ET-39 chromosome 6c, Coffea Arabica ET-39 HiFi, whole genome shotgun sequence contains the following coding sequences:
- the LOC140008211 gene encoding protein RETICULATA-RELATED 3, chloroplastic-like — MATMAQLRYSPFPAHFHNNRLNHLLFPAPKFPLPPTCPNSSSAISSASQSALQLYASSSREPRFPPAFAAGGDSGSIGGNRGLGGGGGGPPDDSDSSSSPSNSSDDDAGFGPIGAFLSGWRSRVAADPQFPFKVLMEELVGVTACVLGDMASRPNFGLNELDFVFSTLVVGSILNFLLMYLLAPTAGAGGAPSSSRLPSIFASCPPSHMFEPGAYGVLSRMGTFVYKGTLFAAVGFAAGLVGTAISNALIKMRKKIDPNFQTPNKPPPTLLNALTWAVHMGVSSNFRYQTLNGIEFLLAKGLPSFLFKSSVVVLRCLNNVLGGMSFVVLARLTGSQAAAAPPPPSFAAAELEQEQQQLVKEEEEEGAREGGAAAGDAVPADKVKLVNDGTGTEAKQY; from the coding sequence ATGGCCACCATGGCTCAGCTCCGCTACTCTCCCTTTCCCGCCCATTTTCATAACAATCGCCTTAATCATCTCCTCTTTCCAGCCCCCAAATTTCCCCTCCCTCCTACTTGTCCTAATTCCTCCTCTGCTATCTCCTCCGCTTCTCAATCTGCTTTGCAATTATACGCCTCCTCCTCTAGGGAGCCCAGGTTTCCACCCGCCTTTGCCGCCGGCGGTGATAGCGGCAGCATCGGTGGCAACCGGGGTTtgggcggcggcggcggcggcccCCCTGATGACTCCGATTCTTCATCATCACCTTCCAACTCCTCTGATGATGATGCCGGATTCGGACCCATCGGGGCTTTTCTCAGCGGCTGGAGATCGCGGGTGGCGGCAGATCCGCAGTTCCCTTTCAAGGTACTCATGGAGGAGTTGGTGGGGGTGACGGCCTGCGTGCTTGGAGACATGGCATCTCGTCCTAATTTCGGCCTGAATGAACTGGATTTCGTTTTCTCTACCCTCGTCGTCGGTTCCATCCTCAATTTTCTACTCATGTATCTCCTGGCACCCACCGCGGGGGCTGGGGGCGCTCCTTCTTCTAGCCGCCTCCCCTCCATCTTTGCCTCCTGTCCTCCCAGCCACATGTTCGAGCCGGGGGCTTACGGCGTGTTGAGTCGGATGGGaacttttgtgtacaaaggtACCCTCTTTGCAGCCGTGGGCTTCGCCGCCGGACTCGTGGGAACTGCCATCTCCAATGCCCTGATCAAGATGAGGAAGAAGATAGATCCCAATTTCCAGACCCCCAACAAGCCTCCTCCGACGCTTTTGAATGCTCTCACCTGGGCCGTCCACATGGGCGTCAGCAGCAACTTCAGATACCAAACCCTCAATGGCATCGAGTTTCTGCTTGCCAAGGGCCTTCCATCTTTTCTCTTCAAAAGCTCCGTTGTCGTTTTGAGGTGCTTAAACAATGTCCTTGGAGGGATGTCTTTTGTCGTACTGGCCAGGTTAACAGGATCACAGGCTGCTGCTGCTCCTCCTCCTCCGTCTTTCGCTGCTGCTGAGCTGGAACAGGAACAACAACAACTAGtcaaggaggaggaggaggagggtgCCCGGGAAGGTGGTGCTGCAGCTGGAGATGCTGTGCCTGCTGACAAAGTCAAGTTGGTCAATGACGGAACAGGAACAGAAGCAAAACAATACTAG